From a single Plutella xylostella chromosome 5, ilPluXylo3.1, whole genome shotgun sequence genomic region:
- the LOC125491391 gene encoding uncharacterized protein LOC125491391 has product MDSDKVKPMSAEHVPHKVKMDSDKVKPMSAEHVPHNVNALPILHISTDALNNNGEEWKKWWQQYELYLLASGLDATSEKRKIAIMLHSMGGKGSWMSSACRSSQPHT; this is encoded by the exons ATGGACTCCGATAAAGTCAAGCCGATGTCTGCTGAGCATGTGCCGCACAAGGTGAAGATGGACTCCGACAAAGTCAAGCCGATGTCTGCTGAGCATGTGCCGCACAATGTGAATGCACTGCCAATTCTGCACATTTCGACGGATGCACTAAATAACAACGGTGAAGAGTGGAAGAAATGGTGGCAGCAATACGAGTTATACTTGTTAGCATCAGGGCTGGATGCCACGtcagaaaaaaggaaaattgcCATCATGCTGCATTCTATGGGGGGCAAAG GGTCTTGGATGTCTTCCGCCTGTCGTTCATCTCAACCCCACACCTGA
- the LOC105388351 gene encoding peptidylglycine alpha-hydroxylating monooxygenase, giving the protein MWWLVNIFLTVLFIIEANCYRKKIEVDKFDLLMPNVYPSRDELYLCTPIRINPNKNYYIVGFEPNATMHTAHHMLLYGCTEPGRNDAVWDCGEMAAGPKDPSYKSGKPCQSGSQIVYAWARDAPSLTLPEDVGFLVGQDSEIKYLVLQVHYMSKFPAGKLDNSGVFLKYTKTQMPRQAGVFLLGTGGAVPAHSTEHMEVACTVFEDKVIHPFAFRTHTHRLGKVVSGYVVTGTGSDSKWRLLGKKNPQLPQMFYSIEDQTPIVAGDVLAARCTMQNDNDHQVSIGATNEDEMCNFYLMYWTETAPLSQKYCFSPGPPYYYWSRASQGLGNIPNIEASRV; this is encoded by the exons ATGTGGTGGCTAGTTAACATTTTCCTTACTGTTCTATTCATAATTGAAGCTAATTGCTATCGGAAAAAGATTGAAGTCGATAAATTTGACTTGTTGATGCCGAATGTTTACCCCAGTCGG gatGAACTCTACTTATGCACTCCAATCAGGATCAACCCTAACAAGAACtattacatag TTGGCTTTGAGCCTAACGCTACCATGCACACTGCGCACCACATGCTACTCTACGGATGCACCGAGCCGGGCAGAAATGATGCTGTTTG GGATTGTGGCGAGATGGCGGCCGGGCCGAAAGATCCCTCCTACAAGTCGGGCAAGCCGTGCCAGTCTGGATCTCAA ATAGTATACGCGTGGGCGCGGGATGCCCCCAGTCTCACCCTGCCCGAAGACGTCGGTTTCCTGGTGGGGCAGGACTCCGAGATCAAGTACCTCGTGCTGCAGGTGCACTACATGTCCAAGTTTCCAG CTGGCAAATTAGACAACTCTGGAGTGTTTTTGAAATACactaaaacaca AATGCCTCGTCAAGCGGGCGTGTTTCTTCTCGGCACGGGCGGCGCGGTGCCGGCGCACTCCACCGAGCACATGGAGGTGGCCTGCACCGTGTTCGAGGATAAAGTCATACACCCGTTCGCCTTCCGCACGCACACGCACAGACTGG GCAAGGTGGTATCAGGCTACGTGGTGACAGGCACCGGCAGCGACTCAAAATGGCGGCTTCTTGGCAAGAAGAACCCTCAGCTGCCACAGATGTTCTACTCCATTGAAGACCAAACCCCCATCGTGGCTGGCGACGTCCTAGCTGCTCGCTGCACCATGCAAAATGATAATGACCACCAAGTTAGCATTGG CGCGACAAACGAAGACGAGATGTGCAACTTCTACCTGATGTACTGGACGGAAACGGCTCCCCTGAGCCAGAAGTATTGCTTCTCGCCCGGCCCCCCCTACTACTACTGGTCCAGGGCGTCACAGGGGCTCGGTAACATACCCAACATAGAGGCCAGCCGGGTGTGA